In Eleutherodactylus coqui strain aEleCoq1 chromosome 4, aEleCoq1.hap1, whole genome shotgun sequence, the following are encoded in one genomic region:
- the LCOR gene encoding ligand-dependent corepressor isoform X3 translates to MASLCKSQQCCIERRGFRQELDSWRHKLIHCVGFETILEGLFGPALLNDLSLFKDCEPTGVCDWSFDENCLFCCLRREKVKEHLAGFHKPINEPGQENFLKQEQAKIIRLERQAEEFINAVFYKKDSPRISDPNIPLVAREIMQRMIRQFAAEYTSKNSSTQDSSPPNSTKNQSLPKSPSGQSSPPPATTQNPVLSKLLMADQDSPLDLTVKRPHSEEPCEQADGVLDLSTKKSPSSGSPNSSISPSTSNTIGNGRPGRPSLHRPDGLLRSGDGVPPRSLLDATRETYGHSTPLKVPLARSLQISEELHSRKFSASASHGSPGLQNQGQHLILSREASWAKPHYELNFGRVKYRGNGALSNISDLPVLTENANAFPKNSQSKHEIKKELALSSPVDLKIPQVRGMDLSWESRSGDLYNYNSLVMGSQTESALSKKLRTILPKQNRRNLLDTTTDSWSSDVEQSTSGQPYSTSDQEGDPGSKQPRKKRGRYRQYNSEILEEAIAVVMNGKMSVSKAQSIYGIPHSTLEYKVKERLGTLKNPPKKKLKLMRLEEQDVAVKSELEPQEEVEASPSANESKDE, encoded by the exons GTTTTGAGACTATTTTAGAAGGACTGTTTGGACCAGCATTGCTTAATGATCTCAGCTTATTTAAAG ACTGTGAACCTACAGGAGTATGTGATTGGTCCTTTGATGAGAATTGCCTTTTCTGCTGCTTGAGAAGAGAAAAAGTGAAG GAGCATTTAGCTGGCTTTCATAAACCAATTAATGAACCTGGCCAAGAAAACTTCTTGAAACAAGAGCAAGCAAAGATAATTCGGCTAGAAAGGCAAGCAGAAGAATTCATCAATGCAGTCTTTTACAAGAAAG ATAGTCCTAGGATCTCTGATCCTAATATACCCCTAGTTGCTCGTGAGATCATGCAGCGAATGATTAGACAGTTTGCTGCTGAATATACCTCAAAGAATAGCTCTACTCAGGATTCCAGCCCGCCCAACAGCACAAAGAACCAAAGCTTGCCGAAATCACCCTCTGGACAAAGTTCACCTCCCCCAGCCACTACCCAAAATCCTGTGCTTAGCAAGCTTCTGATGGCTGACCAAGATTCTCCATTAGACCTCACTGTCAAGAGGCCCCATTCGGAAGAGCCCTGTGAGCAAG CAGATGGAGTGCTTGACTTGTCCACTAAAAAGAGTCCTTCTTCTGGAAGCCCAAATTCCTCAATTTCTCCAAGTACCTCAAACACTATAGGGAATGG GCGACCTGGGAGACCCAGCCTGCACCGTCCAGATGGACTTCTGCGCAGTGGTGATGGGGTGCCTCCGAGAAGTTTGCTGGATGCAACCAGGGAAACTTATGGCCACTCCACACCTCTAAAAGTGCCATTGGCTCGCTCCTTGCAGATTAGCGAGGAATTGCATAGCAGAAAGTTTTCAGCATCTGCCAGCCATGGCTCGCCTGGACTGCAGAATCAAGGACAACATTTGATCTTATCCAGGGAAGCTTCTTGGGCAAAACCGCACTATGAATTAAATTTTGGCCGTGTGAAATATAGGGGTAATGGCGCACTCAGCAACATCAGTGACCTGCCTGTTCTCACAGAAAATGCAAACGCTTTTCCAAAAAATTCCCAAAGCAAACACGAAATTAAAAAGGAATTGGCCCTTTCTTCTCCAGTTGATCTAAAAATTCCACAGGTCCGCGGCATGGATTTGTCTTGGGAGTCCCGCAGCGGGGATCTTTACAATTACAACTCTTTGGTTATGGGTTCACAAACTGAGAGTGCACTTAGCAAAAAATTAAGGACTATCCTTCCAAAGCAAAATCGAAGGAATTTATTGGATACTACCACTGATTCCTGGAGCTCAGATGTTGAGCAGTCTACCTCTGGACAGCCATATTCCACCTCAGATCAAGAAGGAGACCCTGGCTCTAAACAACCAAGGAAAAAAAGAGGGAGATACAGACAATATAACAGTGAGATATTGGAGGAAGCCATTGCCGTCGTCATGAACGGCAAAATGAGTGTCTCCAAAGCGCAAAGCATTTACGGGATTCCTCATAGCACACTGGAGTACAAAGTCAAAGAGAGGTTAGGCACATTAAAAAACCCTCCAAAGAAAAAGCTGAAACTAATGAGGTTGGAAGAACAAGACGTGGCAGTAAAAAGTGAACTGGAACCTCAGGAAGAGGTGGAAGCATCGCCAAGTGCAAACGAATCTAAAGATGAATAG